In the genome of Bacteroidales bacterium, one region contains:
- a CDS encoding T9SS type A sorting domain-containing protein, translating into MHHKRLKLCVVLLLGFGLIGIQAQESINTIGGNAFGSGGSVSYSIGQVVYTSNTGINGSVAQGIQQPYEISVVTTIEEANSMTLSVTAYPNPTADFLQLKVETEKLKDLSFQLFDMNGKLLQNEKITGDQTSIVMSNLEPATYFVKVIQENKEVKTFKIIKN; encoded by the coding sequence ATGCATCATAAACGATTAAAATTATGTGTAGTACTCTTGTTAGGATTCGGGCTGATAGGAATACAAGCACAAGAAAGCATTAACACCATTGGCGGAAATGCATTCGGTAGCGGAGGTTCGGTGAGCTATTCCATTGGACAGGTTGTTTACACCTCCAACACCGGAATAAATGGTTCTGTGGCACAAGGCATACAACAACCCTATGAAATTTCGGTAGTAACAACTATTGAAGAAGCCAACAGCATGACGCTATCGGTTACGGCTTATCCTAACCCTACTGCCGATTTTTTACAGTTAAAAGTGGAAACTGAAAAGTTAAAAGACTTGTCATTTCAACTGTTTGACATGAACGGAAAACTTTTGCAAAACGAAAAAATTACAGGCGACCAAACAAGCATTGTTATGAGTAATCTTGAACCTGCAACGTATTTTGTAAAAGTAATTCAGGAAAACAAAGAAGTAAAAACGTTTAAAATTATTAAAAACTAA